A window of the Trichoplusia ni isolate ovarian cell line Hi5 chromosome 4, tn1, whole genome shotgun sequence genome harbors these coding sequences:
- the LOC113492852 gene encoding protein canopy 4-like has translation MSILIKMFFRVICLYLLFTTQISCRDDTEIKSEEDVGVKYANRCEVCKILATELQGRLEETGKVHDVIEIGYSLDDVQPKKKTKYQKSELRLIESIEGVCDKILEYNIHKERQDSTRFAKGMSQTFKTLHGLVDKGVKVDLGIPLELWDKPSAEITHMKTQCESLLEENEMAVEDWYWNHQGEIDLKKHLCTKHALKGTDDSCLSEELSSSKGERGKADKSEL, from the coding sequence ATgtccattttaataaaaatgtttttccgtgtaatttgtttgtatttactatttactacTCAAATATCGTGTCGTGATGACACAGAAATTAAATCAGAAGAAGATGTTGGTGTAAAGTACGCAAATCGTTGTGAGGTATGCAAAATATTGGCTACTGAGTTGCAAGGCAGACTCGAAGAGACCGGTAAAGTGCACGATGTCATCGAAATTGGATACTCCTTGGACGACGTGCAACCTAAAAAAAAGACCAAGTACCAGAAGTCAGAACTGAGACTAATCGAATCCATAGAAGGTGTTTGTGACAAAATCTTGGAATACAACATCCACAAGGAACGCCAAGACAGCACCAGGTTCGCTAAAGGTATGAgccaaacatttaaaactttacacGGTTTGGTCGACAAAGGAGTAAAGGTAGATCTAGGTATTCCACTTGAGTTGTGGGATAAGCCATCTGCAGAGATTACACACATGAAAACGCAGTGTGAAAGTTTATTAGAAGAAAATGAGATGGCTGTTGAAGATTGGTATTGGAATCATCAAGGAGAGATAGATCTGAAGAAACATTTGTGTACTAAACATGCCTTGAAGGGAACTGATGACTCCTGCTTGTCTGAAGAGCTGAGCTCTTCCAAGGGAGAGCGCGGGAAAGCAGACAAGTCAGAACTATGA
- the LOC113492854 gene encoding N-acetyltransferase 9 isoform X2: MKLNSNTKIVGRNVILVPYREYHVPRYHEWMKSEDLQKLTASEPLTLEEEYDMQKSWCEDDDNAMIGDTNIFMTDNEITAGEIEIMIAEEAARGKKMGWEAVILMLLYGIKHLNLKTIEAKISLTNIISIKMFNKLGFEEKSTSEIFQEVTLEKNVCSEWVKWLNEQAQYELQTC, from the exons atGAAATTGAATAGCAATACGAAAATAGTCGGACGTAATGTAATATTAGTACCATACAGAGAATATCATGTGCCTAG ataCCACGAATGGATGAAGTCTGAAGATCTTCAGAAGCTAACCGCATCAGAACCATTAACATTAGAAGAGGAATATGATATGCAGAAGTCTTGGTGTGAAGATGATGATA acGCTATGATTGGggacacaaatatttttatgacagatAATGAGATTACAGCAGGTGAAATAGAAATAATGATAGCAGAAGAAGCAGCCCGGGGAAAAAAGATGGGTTGGGAAGCAGTCATATTAATGCTCTTGTATggcattaaacatttaaatttaaaaacaatagaagcCAAGATATCTTTGACTAACATCATTAGTATTAAGATGTTTAATAAACTAGGTTTTGAAGAAAAGTCCACTAGTGAGATTTTCCAAGAagtaacattagaaaaaaatgtctgtagTGAATGGGTGAAATGGTTAAATGAGCAAGCACAATATGAATTACAAACTTGTTGA
- the LOC113492854 gene encoding N-acetyltransferase 9 isoform X1, translating into MKLNSNTKIVGRNVILVPYREYHVPRYHEWMKSEDLQKLTASEPLTLEEEYDMQKSWCEDDDKCTFIILDKHTYNKENSETDAMIGDTNIFMTDNEITAGEIEIMIAEEAARGKKMGWEAVILMLLYGIKHLNLKTIEAKISLTNIISIKMFNKLGFEEKSTSEIFQEVTLEKNVCSEWVKWLNEQAQYELQTC; encoded by the exons atGAAATTGAATAGCAATACGAAAATAGTCGGACGTAATGTAATATTAGTACCATACAGAGAATATCATGTGCCTAG ataCCACGAATGGATGAAGTCTGAAGATCTTCAGAAGCTAACCGCATCAGAACCATTAACATTAGAAGAGGAATATGATATGCAGAAGTCTTGGTGTGAAGATGATGATA aatgCACTTTTATCATCTTAGATAAACACAcctataataaagaaaacagtgAAACAG acGCTATGATTGGggacacaaatatttttatgacagatAATGAGATTACAGCAGGTGAAATAGAAATAATGATAGCAGAAGAAGCAGCCCGGGGAAAAAAGATGGGTTGGGAAGCAGTCATATTAATGCTCTTGTATggcattaaacatttaaatttaaaaacaatagaagcCAAGATATCTTTGACTAACATCATTAGTATTAAGATGTTTAATAAACTAGGTTTTGAAGAAAAGTCCACTAGTGAGATTTTCCAAGAagtaacattagaaaaaaatgtctgtagTGAATGGGTGAAATGGTTAAATGAGCAAGCACAATATGAATTACAAACTTGTTGA